One genomic segment of Streptomyces niveus includes these proteins:
- a CDS encoding excalibur calcium-binding domain-containing protein — translation MSFSPPGAPGPNPYVGPPAPPPGRPKWTQKRVLLPLLAVLFFLGVGFGAADDTAGTRNAADAKPAPAATVTETVTASPEPAVTETVTATPEPAPTVTKTKTVRVTVAPAAGDNGGSGGSGGSGGSDTGGSGGGSTYYANCTAVRAAGADPIRSGDPGYGSHLDRDGDGVGCE, via the coding sequence ATGAGCTTTTCGCCACCTGGCGCGCCCGGTCCGAACCCGTACGTCGGGCCGCCGGCGCCGCCGCCGGGCCGCCCGAAGTGGACACAGAAGCGGGTGCTGCTGCCGCTGCTGGCGGTGCTGTTCTTCCTGGGCGTCGGGTTCGGCGCGGCGGACGACACGGCGGGGACGAGGAACGCGGCCGACGCGAAGCCCGCTCCGGCGGCGACGGTGACCGAGACGGTGACCGCCTCGCCCGAACCGGCGGTGACCGAGACGGTGACGGCCACGCCCGAGCCCGCGCCGACCGTCACCAAGACGAAGACCGTGCGCGTCACGGTCGCACCCGCCGCCGGCGACAACGGCGGATCGGGTGGCTCGGGTGGCTCGGGCGGGTCGGACACCGGGGGCTCGGGAGGCGGCTCGACGTACTACGCCAACTGCACGGCCGTCCGCGCGGCGGGCGCGGACCCGATCCGCTCGGGCGACCCGGGCTACGGCTCGCACCTGGACCGCGACGGGGACGGCGTGGGCTGCGAGTGA
- a CDS encoding acyl-CoA dehydrogenase family protein produces MAEFTFELNDDQKQVRDWLHGFAADVIRPAAAEWDEREETPWPVIQEAAKVGVYSLDFYAQQYFDPTGLSIPMVMEELFWGDAGIGLSIVGTGLAAVGVLANGTEEQIGTWIPQMYGDADDVKVAAFCSSEPDAGSDVAAMRTRAVYDEAKDEWVLNGTKTWATNGGIANVHVVVAVVDPAAGSKGHASFIVPPGTPGLSQGQKFKKHGIRASHTAEVVLEDVRVPGHCLLGGKEKLDERLARAREAKANGVGGERVKNAAMATFEASRPAVGAMAVGTARAAYEVALDYARTRSQFGRPIIDNQGIAFQLVDMRTRIDAARLLVWRASWMAATGKPFTAAEGSMSKLYASETAKEVTAQAVQILGGNGFTREYPVERMHRDSAIYTIFEGTSEIQRLVIARTLSGMPIR; encoded by the coding sequence ATGGCCGAGTTCACGTTCGAACTCAACGACGACCAGAAGCAGGTACGTGACTGGCTCCACGGTTTCGCGGCCGACGTCATCCGCCCGGCGGCGGCCGAGTGGGACGAGCGGGAGGAGACCCCGTGGCCCGTCATCCAGGAAGCCGCCAAGGTCGGCGTCTACTCCCTCGACTTCTACGCACAGCAGTACTTCGACCCCACGGGCCTCTCCATCCCCATGGTGATGGAGGAACTGTTCTGGGGTGACGCGGGCATCGGCCTGTCGATCGTCGGCACCGGACTCGCCGCGGTCGGCGTCCTCGCCAACGGCACCGAAGAACAGATAGGCACCTGGATCCCGCAGATGTACGGCGACGCGGACGACGTGAAGGTCGCCGCGTTCTGCTCGTCCGAACCCGACGCCGGATCGGACGTCGCCGCGATGCGCACCCGCGCGGTCTACGACGAGGCCAAGGACGAGTGGGTGCTGAACGGCACCAAGACCTGGGCGACCAACGGCGGTATCGCCAACGTGCACGTCGTGGTCGCCGTCGTGGACCCCGCGGCCGGCTCCAAGGGGCACGCCTCCTTCATCGTCCCGCCCGGCACGCCCGGTCTCTCCCAGGGGCAGAAGTTCAAGAAGCACGGCATCCGGGCCTCCCACACCGCCGAGGTGGTCCTGGAGGACGTCCGCGTCCCCGGCCACTGTCTGCTCGGCGGCAAGGAGAAGCTGGACGAGAGGCTGGCCCGCGCCCGCGAGGCGAAGGCCAACGGGGTCGGCGGCGAGCGCGTGAAGAACGCGGCCATGGCCACCTTCGAGGCGTCGCGCCCCGCCGTCGGCGCGATGGCCGTGGGGACGGCCCGCGCCGCGTACGAGGTGGCGCTCGACTACGCCAGGACGCGCAGCCAGTTCGGCCGCCCCATCATCGACAACCAGGGCATCGCCTTCCAGCTCGTCGACATGCGCACCCGCATCGACGCGGCCCGGCTGCTCGTCTGGCGCGCCTCCTGGATGGCGGCCACGGGCAAGCCCTTCACCGCGGCCGAGGGCTCCATGTCGAAGCTCTACGCGAGCGAGACGGCAAAGGAGGTCACCGCGCAGGCGGTGCAGATCCTCGGCGGAAACGGCTTCACACGGGAGTACCCGGTGGAGCGGATGCACCGCGACAGCGCGATCTACACGATCTTCGAGGGCACGAGCGAGATCCAGCGCCTGGTGATCGCCCGCACGCTGTCCGGCATGCCGATCAGGTAG